The following coding sequences are from one Arthrobacter sp. PvP023 window:
- a CDS encoding ATP-binding cassette domain-containing protein, with translation MIRVENVSKSFGSFKALDGLTLTAGEGTVLGLLGPNGSGKTTTVKVLTTLLAPDAGDARVAGHSVLTHPDLVRRSLGLSGQYAAVDEKLTAYENLHMVGRLYGMNRRNASARAHELLASFRLTDVAGKRSGTFSGGMRRRLDLAGAIVARPKVVVLDEPTTGLDPRGRLDTWDVVSSLVADGTTVLLTTQYLEEADRLADHIAVINHGRVIAEGTATELKQGAGAERIDVVMRHAADLPAAVAVMARAAGPDAGPDLDPQNRSVSVAAPGGHRLLVQVLSELDAASLVVEEASLRRPSLDDVFLQLTGQHSTRNASPGKLEVSA, from the coding sequence CTTCAAGGCACTGGACGGCCTCACCCTGACGGCAGGCGAAGGGACTGTCCTGGGGCTGCTCGGACCCAACGGCTCCGGTAAGACAACCACGGTCAAAGTCCTCACCACCCTGCTGGCGCCGGACGCCGGGGACGCGCGTGTGGCAGGCCATTCGGTGCTGACCCATCCTGACCTGGTTCGCCGGAGCCTGGGCCTGTCCGGCCAGTACGCCGCCGTTGATGAAAAGCTCACAGCTTACGAAAACCTGCACATGGTGGGGCGCCTCTACGGCATGAACCGCCGTAATGCCTCGGCCAGGGCCCACGAACTGCTCGCCAGTTTCAGGCTCACCGACGTGGCCGGAAAGCGCTCCGGAACGTTCTCCGGCGGCATGCGGCGGCGCCTGGACCTCGCCGGTGCAATCGTGGCCAGGCCCAAGGTGGTGGTGCTTGATGAGCCCACCACCGGGCTGGACCCGCGCGGCAGGCTCGATACCTGGGACGTCGTGTCCAGCCTCGTGGCGGACGGCACCACCGTCCTGCTGACCACCCAGTACCTGGAGGAAGCGGACCGGCTTGCCGACCACATTGCCGTCATCAACCACGGCCGCGTCATCGCGGAGGGAACGGCGACGGAACTAAAGCAGGGCGCCGGCGCGGAACGCATCGACGTCGTCATGCGCCATGCCGCGGACCTGCCCGCGGCCGTCGCGGTAATGGCCCGCGCCGCCGGTCCGGACGCCGGTCCGGACCTTGATCCGCAGAACCGCTCCGTTTCCGTGGCTGCTCCCGGCGGCCACCGCTTGCTGGTCCAAGTCCTTTCCGAACTCGATGCAGCATCGCTCGTGGTCGAGGAAGCGTCGTTGCGCCGCCCCAGCTTGGACGACGTGTTCCTGCAGCTGACCGGCCAGCACTCAACCCGGAACGCTTCACCCGGGAAGTTGGAGGTTTCCGCATGA
- a CDS encoding 4'-phosphopantetheinyl transferase superfamily protein, translating into MTGQDTVNAHDGGPADSVTFLAVASAEAASACGPFGGLQVFLSPGEIAASRRFRRTEDQTDYQASHALFRLLAAWSLGLSPREAPALPIARRCGGCGGTDHGKPSVPGVCLSLSRSHGAVMVAAGPEGSILGADIERLPEQVFDGFDDFTAAPSERALLRSASVTDRMLLWVAKEAVLKAAGVGLAVEPSSVALAFNGGTHGSRRTGLRTAVCPGQPEIHGLEVRPVTAPPGYVAAVSSGARLPAHRLSLPEMFATSLQTSNV; encoded by the coding sequence GTGACTGGTCAGGACACGGTGAACGCGCACGACGGCGGGCCTGCCGACAGCGTCACCTTCCTCGCCGTTGCATCGGCTGAGGCCGCCTCCGCCTGTGGCCCCTTCGGAGGTCTCCAGGTGTTCCTTAGTCCAGGCGAAATAGCCGCGTCCCGGCGTTTCCGGCGGACGGAAGACCAGACGGATTACCAAGCGTCTCATGCGCTATTCCGCCTGCTGGCGGCCTGGTCGCTGGGTTTGAGCCCCCGGGAAGCCCCCGCTCTCCCTATAGCCCGGCGCTGCGGCGGCTGCGGCGGGACGGACCACGGCAAGCCGTCAGTCCCGGGCGTTTGCCTCAGCCTCTCACGCAGCCATGGCGCCGTGATGGTGGCGGCCGGTCCTGAGGGGAGCATTCTGGGAGCCGACATCGAACGCTTGCCGGAACAGGTCTTCGACGGTTTCGATGACTTCACTGCTGCGCCGTCCGAACGGGCCCTGCTGCGCTCGGCGAGCGTGACGGACCGGATGCTGCTATGGGTGGCGAAGGAAGCCGTACTCAAGGCCGCGGGTGTCGGCCTGGCCGTGGAGCCGTCATCCGTGGCGCTTGCATTCAACGGCGGGACCCACGGCTCCCGCCGAACCGGTTTGCGGACAGCAGTCTGCCCCGGGCAGCCTGAGATCCACGGCCTGGAGGTCCGGCCCGTGACCGCTCCGCCGGGCTATGTTGCTGCCGTGTCGTCGGGGGCACGCTTGCCGGCGCACCGTTTGAGTCTGCCGGAGATGTTTGCCACATCTTTGCAGACATCAAACGTCTAA
- a CDS encoding FadR/GntR family transcriptional regulator, which yields MTLTASHRPVLADEITDKLRGMIHSGEWQLQQKIPAEPELMARLGVSRGTLREAIKALAHGGMLEVRRGDGTYVRATSEISGAAQRMYKDHTQEHILEVRIGLDTQAARLAARNAKPEHIAAMTALLTDRRDAWNSEDYAAWARADWDFHVLVAQASGNPLLHELYVSFGGVFHADLLRQQRRSGFNGLPDEGHGELVEAIEAHDEAAAVDSVNRNLNSCAEWLGV from the coding sequence ATGACCCTCACAGCTTCGCACCGGCCCGTACTGGCCGACGAAATCACGGACAAGCTCCGCGGGATGATCCACTCCGGTGAATGGCAGCTGCAGCAGAAGATCCCCGCCGAACCCGAGCTGATGGCCCGGCTGGGCGTCTCCCGGGGCACCCTCCGCGAGGCCATCAAGGCACTGGCCCACGGCGGAATGCTGGAAGTCCGCCGCGGCGACGGCACCTATGTCCGGGCAACCAGCGAGATCTCCGGCGCGGCGCAGCGCATGTACAAGGACCACACCCAGGAACACATCCTCGAGGTCCGCATCGGCCTGGACACGCAGGCGGCGCGGCTGGCAGCCCGCAACGCCAAACCGGAACATATTGCCGCTATGACGGCGCTGCTCACGGACCGCCGCGACGCCTGGAACTCCGAGGACTACGCCGCTTGGGCCCGCGCCGACTGGGATTTCCACGTGCTGGTGGCGCAGGCCTCCGGGAATCCGCTGCTGCACGAGCTGTACGTCAGTTTCGGCGGCGTGTTCCACGCGGACCTGCTTCGCCAGCAGCGCCGCAGCGGCTTCAACGGGCTCCCTGACGAAGGGCACGGCGAGCTGGTGGAAGCCATCGAAGCGCACGATGAAGCCGCGGCCGTGGACAGCGTCAACCGGAACCTGAACTCCTGCGCGGAGTGGCTCGGAGTGTAG
- a CDS encoding MFS transporter produces the protein MATTTTAPPGTDTSPAATAGAARPRAVVVLGIIAVVLIGLNLRAGITGASALLHDLQEVLGYGAFIAAVIPSVPTLCFAVAGAATSWLTRRMGVEKAILLALGMLAAGLLLRGIPSTGMLLAGTVVGMSGLAVCNVAMPSFIREHYAHRTSLMTALYTVTMTTGATVTAVLVVPVAQLLGSASAGLGAIGLLSVAAFLGFLPVALHAHRNATPDRGTNISPWPLLRTRKGALLTAIFTLQALLAYAVLSWFPYMLTTTGLTASDSGLMFGLMQLVSVPAGMVLIAIGSRPRMLRPAFYLASVTMLFGVAALMLLPATLAAVPAVLLGFGLGIFPLVMVMISRSGRTTAETTAMSTLAQSVGYLLATAGPFGMGLLHSATGGWTVPLVLLLAIALAQIVVGHLLTARTRP, from the coding sequence ATGGCAACCACGACGACGGCACCTCCCGGAACTGACACCTCTCCCGCCGCCACGGCCGGTGCAGCCCGGCCGCGCGCCGTCGTCGTCCTCGGAATCATTGCCGTGGTGCTGATCGGACTCAACCTCCGCGCCGGCATCACCGGAGCCTCCGCCCTCCTCCACGACCTCCAGGAAGTCCTGGGCTACGGGGCGTTCATCGCTGCCGTTATCCCGTCCGTGCCAACCCTGTGTTTCGCGGTTGCCGGTGCGGCCACGTCCTGGCTGACGCGGCGGATGGGCGTGGAGAAGGCGATCCTGCTCGCGCTGGGAATGCTGGCCGCCGGACTCCTGCTGCGCGGCATCCCGTCGACGGGCATGCTCCTGGCCGGGACGGTGGTGGGGATGTCCGGGCTCGCCGTCTGCAACGTGGCCATGCCGTCGTTCATCAGGGAGCACTACGCGCACCGCACATCCCTCATGACTGCTCTCTACACGGTCACCATGACCACGGGCGCCACGGTCACCGCCGTACTGGTGGTTCCGGTGGCGCAGCTCCTGGGCTCGGCCTCGGCGGGTCTTGGCGCCATCGGCCTGCTGTCCGTCGCAGCCTTCCTGGGCTTCCTGCCGGTGGCACTCCACGCACACCGGAATGCCACCCCGGACCGGGGCACCAATATTTCCCCGTGGCCGCTCCTGCGGACCCGCAAGGGCGCCCTGCTCACCGCGATTTTCACGCTCCAGGCACTCCTCGCCTACGCCGTGCTCAGCTGGTTCCCGTACATGCTCACCACCACCGGACTGACGGCTAGCGACAGCGGGCTGATGTTCGGACTGATGCAGCTGGTCTCCGTCCCGGCCGGCATGGTGCTGATCGCCATCGGGTCCCGGCCGCGGATGCTGCGCCCGGCCTTCTACCTCGCCAGCGTCACCATGCTCTTCGGCGTGGCCGCCCTGATGCTGCTGCCTGCCACGCTCGCCGCCGTCCCGGCAGTGCTGCTGGGGTTCGGCTTGGGCATCTTCCCGCTGGTCATGGTGATGATCAGCCGCAGCGGGCGCACGACGGCGGAAACCACCGCCATGTCCACGCTGGCACAGTCGGTGGGCTACCTGCTCGCCACGGCCGGCCCGTTCGGCATGGGCCTGCTGCACAGTGCCACGGGCGGCTGGACGGTACCCTTGGTGTTGCTGCTCGCCATCGCCCTGGCCCAGATCGTGGTGGGGCACCTACTGACGGCAAGGACCCGGCCATGA
- a CDS encoding ABC transporter permease: MSAITAAARDSSVIARRNLINVLRTPGALVTGIVQPVMFVLLLGFVFGGALGGDQYRSFLIGGILAQTLTFNASFTAVYLAKDLQLGLIDRFRSLPMSRVAVILGRTTSDLSTSVLSVVVTLLCGLAIGWRITTGPGPALAALAILLLFAFAVSWIGAVIALTARSVEVAQSLGLVWLFPVTFVSGAFVSVTSLPGPLRLIAEWNPVTAVATAARELFGNTAPAGFGVATGWPAENAVLYSVLCSLAIIGVFAPLAIGQYRRISKR; this comes from the coding sequence ATGAGCGCAATTACCGCCGCGGCACGGGACAGTTCCGTCATTGCCCGCCGCAATCTCATCAACGTCTTGCGTACCCCCGGCGCGCTGGTCACAGGCATCGTGCAGCCCGTCATGTTCGTCCTCCTGCTGGGCTTTGTGTTCGGCGGTGCCCTGGGCGGGGACCAGTACCGCAGCTTCCTGATCGGCGGCATCCTGGCGCAGACGCTCACCTTCAATGCATCCTTCACGGCCGTCTACCTCGCCAAGGACCTGCAACTGGGACTGATCGATCGGTTCCGGTCCCTTCCAATGTCCCGGGTGGCGGTGATCCTGGGGCGCACCACCTCGGACCTATCCACCAGTGTCCTGTCGGTGGTGGTCACCCTGCTCTGCGGACTGGCGATCGGCTGGCGGATCACCACCGGCCCGGGGCCGGCCCTGGCGGCACTGGCCATCCTGCTGCTTTTCGCGTTCGCTGTGTCCTGGATCGGGGCAGTCATTGCCCTCACCGCGAGGAGCGTGGAGGTAGCCCAAAGCCTGGGCCTGGTGTGGCTCTTCCCCGTCACATTCGTCTCCGGCGCCTTCGTGTCCGTCACGTCTCTGCCCGGCCCGCTGCGGTTGATTGCAGAGTGGAATCCCGTGACGGCCGTAGCCACGGCCGCCCGTGAACTCTTCGGCAACACGGCACCGGCCGGATTCGGCGTGGCCACCGGGTGGCCGGCGGAGAACGCCGTGCTCTACTCGGTCCTCTGCAGCCTGGCCATCATCGGGGTCTTTGCGCCGCTGGCCATCGGGCAGTACCGCCGCATCAGCAAGCGGTGA